One part of the Arthrobacter sp. EM1 genome encodes these proteins:
- a CDS encoding FG-GAP-like repeat-containing protein: MNLIRKTTALLVALIVTLATLTAVPLPTALAEPAPVATPTAAASPGAATTAEPTAAPSPASSTAPSTASSPSATAAPAQTPRPAATTTSPPTVESQTVTTPEPLFTEVLGGSNPTSSKPVGVAPTPGLKGAAPAKAATEAYSLARSGDIKVRLVMVQLADRKAAIPEADARAAIGTSSTYWQAMSNGRLSMSVASVENRSSRATSTQSYSSMMNTIVGEIGWAPSDYTALVVFVSTPTLSDGAYGAGWSYSGTSGRVIMPVPAALTRSVLTHEFGHVLGLMHANRLRCADGAVDTASNADGSFANGTCSIEEYKDNLDLMGVSQTSQPVVSSPIYEYGGFGSGNEVRNLGKVEGKNSYTLRAWGSADDQRSLKFTDPVSGETYFLELRLPIGNDSATAVSGNRGVKVVQSYGAGSIALQPNTTTFSGYYSYNQAWQAGQTFTTHAGTKVTFDWVSDSAAGVTIDALPPAKAVLVTPGDFNGDGVADLIQRKTNGELWFYQGDGTGKFPAGQRIGTGWDIYDTVLGTGDFNADGKNDLVARKYDGSLWFYPGTGVVSGSSEGYSASVKIGNFGWDAFDALLGVRDFDGDGKADILARRPDGVLVLYPGTGTGRPGAAREIDFGWQIFDRLIAIQDFNGDGTNDLAARRPDGTLWLYSNTGQAKLVNAKKIGTGWGIYDSIAGPGDANMDGMADIVASQADRSVFFYAGTAGRDQGYSGARRIGDFGWDAFNYLAATKDLNGDGIADLLARMPDGSLWFYPGSGSGDYRAPTKIGKFGWEVFDSLVSVGDFNGDGKNDLVARMPNGTLWLYAGSGRVDGTSSAFSGVQKIGEFGWDSFTSLTGTGDLTGDGKSDILARKADGSLWLYAGSGRVNSANNGYLSGRKIGNFGWEVFDQLLGVGDFNADGKNDVVARTADGGLWLYAGDGTGRLPTSRRIGTGWDVFDTVLGAGNLNRDNFADLVARRPDGSLWAYSGTGMQPNEGYLGRAFAAAF, encoded by the coding sequence TTGAATCTAATACGGAAGACGACTGCGCTGCTGGTGGCGCTAATCGTCACCCTTGCCACGCTGACCGCCGTGCCGCTCCCGACTGCCCTCGCAGAGCCCGCTCCCGTGGCGACGCCAACCGCGGCTGCTTCCCCGGGAGCGGCCACCACGGCCGAGCCGACTGCCGCCCCGAGTCCTGCGTCCAGCACCGCGCCCTCGACTGCGAGCTCCCCCTCGGCGACTGCCGCGCCGGCCCAGACGCCCCGTCCGGCCGCGACAACGACTTCCCCTCCGACGGTCGAGTCGCAGACCGTGACAACTCCGGAACCGTTGTTCACTGAAGTACTCGGCGGCAGCAACCCCACATCCAGCAAGCCGGTCGGGGTCGCTCCGACACCGGGCCTGAAGGGGGCAGCACCGGCAAAGGCAGCGACCGAGGCCTACTCCCTCGCCCGGAGCGGGGACATCAAGGTGAGGCTGGTTATGGTCCAGCTCGCGGACCGGAAAGCGGCGATCCCGGAGGCGGACGCCCGCGCCGCCATCGGCACCAGCAGCACCTACTGGCAGGCCATGTCGAACGGCAGGCTGTCCATGAGCGTCGCCTCGGTCGAAAACAGGTCGAGCCGGGCAACCTCCACGCAGAGCTATTCATCAATGATGAACACGATTGTCGGTGAAATCGGGTGGGCCCCCAGTGACTACACGGCGCTCGTCGTCTTCGTTTCCACCCCCACCCTCTCCGACGGAGCCTATGGCGCGGGCTGGAGCTACAGCGGGACGAGCGGACGCGTCATCATGCCGGTCCCCGCCGCCCTGACCAGAAGCGTGCTGACCCACGAATTCGGCCACGTACTGGGGCTGATGCATGCCAACCGGCTTCGGTGCGCGGACGGGGCAGTGGACACTGCCAGCAACGCCGATGGTTCGTTCGCCAACGGCACATGCAGCATTGAGGAGTACAAGGACAACCTTGACCTGATGGGTGTGTCCCAGACCAGCCAGCCGGTGGTGAGCTCCCCCATCTACGAATATGGCGGATTCGGCTCCGGCAACGAGGTCAGAAACCTCGGGAAGGTGGAGGGCAAAAATTCCTACACATTGAGGGCCTGGGGAAGTGCGGACGACCAGCGCTCCCTCAAGTTCACCGACCCCGTCAGCGGCGAGACCTACTTTCTGGAACTTCGTCTTCCGATTGGGAACGACTCGGCAACTGCAGTCAGCGGCAACCGCGGGGTCAAGGTTGTGCAGAGCTACGGTGCAGGCTCCATCGCCCTGCAACCCAATACCACGACGTTCAGCGGCTATTACAGCTATAACCAGGCCTGGCAGGCGGGCCAGACTTTCACCACCCATGCTGGGACTAAGGTAACTTTCGACTGGGTCTCCGACTCCGCCGCCGGAGTCACGATCGATGCGCTCCCGCCGGCAAAGGCTGTCCTTGTTACGCCGGGCGATTTCAACGGCGACGGGGTGGCGGACCTCATCCAGCGCAAGACCAACGGGGAGCTGTGGTTCTACCAAGGCGACGGCACAGGAAAATTCCCCGCCGGCCAGAGGATCGGTACGGGTTGGGACATCTACGACACCGTGCTTGGCACCGGAGACTTCAACGCTGACGGCAAGAATGACCTGGTGGCCAGGAAATACGACGGATCCCTGTGGTTCTACCCGGGGACCGGAGTGGTTTCCGGCAGCAGCGAGGGATATTCAGCCAGCGTCAAGATCGGCAACTTCGGCTGGGACGCCTTTGACGCGCTACTGGGCGTCCGGGACTTCGACGGGGACGGTAAAGCAGATATTCTGGCACGCCGGCCCGACGGAGTTCTGGTTCTCTATCCAGGCACTGGCACCGGTCGGCCCGGGGCGGCCCGGGAGATCGACTTTGGTTGGCAGATCTTTGATCGGCTCATCGCGATCCAGGATTTCAACGGCGACGGAACAAACGATCTGGCTGCACGCCGCCCGGACGGTACCCTGTGGCTGTACTCCAATACGGGGCAGGCAAAGCTCGTCAACGCCAAGAAGATCGGGACCGGGTGGGGCATATATGACAGCATCGCAGGTCCCGGCGATGCAAACATGGACGGCATGGCGGACATCGTGGCAAGCCAGGCAGACCGCAGCGTCTTCTTCTACGCAGGAACAGCAGGACGGGACCAGGGCTACTCCGGTGCCCGCAGGATAGGTGACTTCGGCTGGGACGCTTTCAACTACCTTGCCGCCACGAAGGACCTCAACGGCGATGGCATTGCAGACCTGCTGGCGCGCATGCCCGACGGCAGCCTTTGGTTTTATCCGGGGTCAGGCAGCGGTGACTACCGGGCGCCCACAAAAATCGGCAAGTTCGGCTGGGAAGTCTTTGATTCACTCGTGAGCGTCGGGGACTTCAACGGCGACGGAAAAAACGACCTCGTCGCCCGCATGCCGAACGGTACCCTGTGGCTGTATGCGGGTTCCGGGCGGGTAGACGGCACAAGTTCAGCGTTCTCCGGCGTCCAGAAAATTGGTGAGTTCGGCTGGGATTCCTTTACCTCATTGACCGGCACCGGCGACCTCACCGGCGACGGGAAAAGCGACATTCTGGCCCGCAAAGCCGACGGCTCACTGTGGCTCTACGCCGGATCCGGCAGGGTGAATTCTGCCAACAACGGTTATCTCAGCGGCCGGAAGATCGGCAACTTCGGCTGGGAGGTATTTGACCAATTGCTTGGCGTCGGTGACTTCAACGCCGACGGCAAGAACGACGTCGTTGCCCGGACTGCCGACGGAGGCTTGTGGCTCTACGCCGGGGACGGTACTGGCAGATTGCCGACGTCCCGGCGGATCGGAACCGGGTGGGATGTCTTCGACACAGTGCTCGGTGCGGGTAACCTGAACCGGGACAATTTCGCTGACCTCGTCGCCCGGCGCCCCGACGGTTCGCTGTGGGCCTACTCCGGAACGGGTATGCAGCCCAACGAGGGATATCTTGGCCGGGCATTTGCGGCAGCGTTCTAG
- a CDS encoding ROK family protein has product MQPTAAATPQLLRRVNARSVLGVIRATEVATGTELMARTGLTRASVIAVCEDLIRRGWISEVDARGAEQPANPRKGRPARRFELNSRAGFVLGLDIGAATTTAAVADLRGTVLGRSSQSFRAADIPAEERIGIVDHACRRALAAAGTSPERILAVGAGIAAPVDRDGRVLANQQFWSLFDVGLRSALHELHGWTVLLENDANLAALGERWRGSGAGVDDLVVLLAGERLGAGVLESGRLLHGRSGAAGEMGYLDLVEGVGSSDGIASLARQWSAAEGGSGSGVTPGVTVSARRVFQDAAAGDAAALAILDRICDRMARVIASVASFINPEQVVIGGAVAESAGVLLPRITELLPRFTATPPRVTVSPLGGSIVSVGAVRHALDYVEANALELELAQ; this is encoded by the coding sequence TTGCAGCCGACTGCCGCCGCCACCCCCCAGCTGCTGCGCCGGGTTAACGCAAGGTCCGTGCTCGGCGTCATCCGCGCGACGGAGGTGGCCACGGGGACAGAGCTGATGGCCCGGACCGGGCTGACGCGGGCATCCGTCATTGCCGTCTGCGAAGACCTGATCCGGCGCGGCTGGATCAGCGAAGTGGACGCCCGCGGTGCGGAACAACCCGCAAACCCCCGCAAAGGACGCCCCGCCCGACGCTTCGAGCTCAATTCCCGGGCTGGTTTTGTCCTGGGCCTGGATATCGGCGCAGCCACCACCACCGCGGCCGTCGCGGACCTCCGCGGTACCGTGCTCGGACGTTCCAGCCAGAGTTTTCGGGCCGCCGACATCCCTGCTGAGGAACGGATCGGCATCGTCGACCATGCCTGCCGCCGCGCTCTGGCGGCCGCGGGGACGAGCCCGGAACGGATACTGGCCGTAGGGGCTGGAATCGCCGCGCCGGTGGACCGCGACGGCAGGGTGCTGGCGAACCAGCAGTTCTGGAGCCTGTTCGACGTCGGTCTCCGCTCCGCGCTGCACGAGCTGCACGGCTGGACGGTTTTGCTGGAAAACGACGCGAACCTTGCCGCGCTCGGTGAACGCTGGCGGGGTTCAGGCGCCGGCGTCGATGACCTGGTGGTGCTGCTGGCCGGGGAACGGTTGGGAGCAGGGGTGCTGGAGTCCGGGCGGCTGCTCCATGGCCGCAGCGGAGCGGCCGGAGAAATGGGCTACCTGGACCTTGTGGAAGGCGTCGGCTCCAGCGACGGCATCGCCAGCCTGGCCCGGCAATGGTCCGCCGCCGAGGGCGGCTCCGGGTCCGGGGTCACGCCCGGGGTCACGGTGAGTGCGCGTCGTGTCTTTCAGGATGCCGCCGCCGGGGATGCTGCGGCGCTGGCCATCCTGGACCGGATTTGTGACCGGATGGCCCGGGTCATTGCCTCCGTGGCGAGCTTTATCAACCCCGAACAGGTGGTGATCGGGGGCGCGGTCGCTGAATCCGCCGGGGTGCTGCTGCCGCGGATCACCGAACTGCTCCCCCGGTTCACGGCCACTCCCCCGCGCGTTACCGTCTCACCCCTCGGCGGCTCGATTGTTAGTGTCGGCGCCGTCCGGCACGCCCTGGACTACGTCGAGGCGAACGCCCTGGAGCTTGAACTAGCGCAATAG
- a CDS encoding nucleoside deaminase, with protein MSENERTVTGPVFEAAYEAAQKSLREGGIPIGAALARGGEVIATGHNERVQHGDPIAHGEMSALRAAGRQKSYRDTTLYTTLAPCAMCTGTIIQFKIPRVVVGEAMTFPGEFELLRSRGVDVVLLNDSRCVEMMRTFQDEHPELWAEDIAE; from the coding sequence ATGTCCGAAAATGAACGAACCGTCACTGGCCCGGTCTTCGAAGCTGCCTACGAGGCCGCCCAAAAGAGTCTCCGAGAGGGCGGCATCCCGATCGGCGCTGCCTTGGCCCGCGGCGGCGAAGTGATTGCCACCGGCCACAACGAGCGCGTCCAGCATGGTGATCCAATCGCCCACGGCGAGATGTCGGCGCTGCGGGCTGCCGGACGCCAGAAAAGCTACCGTGACACGACCCTCTACACCACTTTGGCACCGTGTGCGATGTGTACCGGGACCATCATCCAGTTCAAGATTCCGCGCGTAGTGGTGGGCGAGGCCATGACTTTCCCCGGCGAATTCGAACTTCTGCGCTCACGTGGCGTCGACGTGGTGCTATTGAATGATTCCCGATGCGTCGAGATGATGCGCACCTTCCAGGACGAGCACCCTGAACTATGGGCTGAGGACATCGCCGAATAG
- a CDS encoding NAD(P)H-binding protein has translation MTRIAIIGGHGKVALELSRILTGQGHEVTSVIRKEGQKEEVAGTGATPAVLDVESAPTDLMAEALRGHDAVVWSAGAGGGAAARTYAVDRDAAIRSMDAAAQAGVSRYVMVSYMGAGEDHGVPEDNSFYAYAESKAAADSYLRGTSLDWTILGPGSLTDGGADGKIEVNPSDTSDGNSTARDSVARVAAAVLALPASIHRTIEFRDGAVPIASALAALR, from the coding sequence ATGACGCGAATCGCAATCATTGGCGGCCACGGAAAAGTGGCTCTGGAACTGTCCCGCATCCTGACGGGGCAAGGGCATGAGGTCACTTCTGTGATCCGGAAGGAAGGGCAGAAGGAGGAAGTCGCCGGCACCGGCGCCACGCCGGCCGTGCTGGACGTGGAGAGCGCCCCGACCGATCTGATGGCTGAGGCGCTGCGCGGCCATGACGCCGTCGTGTGGTCCGCCGGAGCAGGTGGCGGCGCAGCGGCCCGCACGTACGCCGTCGACAGGGACGCCGCCATCCGGTCGATGGACGCGGCAGCCCAGGCAGGTGTCAGCCGCTACGTTATGGTCTCCTACATGGGGGCGGGTGAAGACCACGGCGTCCCCGAAGACAATAGCTTCTACGCCTACGCCGAATCCAAGGCCGCCGCGGATTCGTACCTGCGCGGCACCAGCTTGGACTGGACCATCCTGGGACCGGGGTCCCTCACGGACGGCGGGGCCGACGGGAAGATCGAGGTCAACCCGTCCGACACTTCCGACGGCAACTCCACTGCGCGGGACAGCGTGGCCCGTGTTGCTGCCGCGGTGCTGGCTCTGCCGGCGAGCATCCACCGCACGATTGAGTTCCGCGACGGGGCCGTGCCGATCGCGTCCGCGCTGGCGGCTTTGCGCTGA
- a CDS encoding IS481 family transposase: MVHRNARLTPAGRSILVQRVLQGRPVAHVAKEMGVSRTCAHRWFRRYLEHGSDGMEDRSSRPRSCPHATPSAKIDEVLEARVKHREGPVDLAERCNVPARTVSRIIARAGLPRLWELDPISGERIRAGRATDHRYERDTAGELLHIDVKKLGKIPDGGGWRVHGRSEAVRGRGIGYDYVHVAVDDHSRLAYVEVLPDEKGPTCAAFLANAAAFMAANGAPVQEVMTDNALAYIRSAAFSKVMEDLGAKHRRTKPRSPWQNGKAERFNRTLQEGWAYKNAYDSSNHRTQALTGWLDFYNHRRNHAALGGRPPISRCNQPAG; encoded by the coding sequence ATGGTCCACCGTAATGCCCGTCTGACTCCTGCCGGTAGAAGCATTCTTGTCCAGCGTGTTCTTCAGGGCCGTCCCGTGGCCCACGTGGCCAAGGAAATGGGTGTTTCGCGGACCTGCGCCCACCGGTGGTTCCGGCGATATCTGGAGCACGGCTCGGACGGTATGGAGGATCGCTCGTCCCGCCCGCGTTCCTGCCCGCACGCCACCCCCTCGGCGAAAATCGACGAGGTCCTCGAGGCGCGGGTAAAGCACCGCGAGGGCCCGGTCGATCTGGCCGAACGCTGCAACGTCCCGGCCCGCACGGTCTCCCGGATCATCGCCCGGGCCGGGCTGCCCCGGTTATGGGAACTGGACCCGATCAGCGGCGAACGCATCCGCGCCGGCCGGGCAACCGACCACCGCTACGAACGCGACACCGCCGGAGAACTACTGCATATCGACGTGAAGAAACTCGGGAAAATCCCGGACGGCGGAGGCTGGCGGGTCCACGGCCGATCCGAAGCCGTCAGAGGCCGAGGTATCGGCTATGACTACGTCCACGTGGCCGTCGATGACCACTCCCGCCTGGCCTACGTCGAGGTTCTCCCGGATGAGAAGGGCCCCACCTGCGCGGCGTTCCTGGCCAACGCCGCAGCGTTCATGGCCGCCAACGGAGCCCCCGTGCAAGAGGTCATGACGGACAACGCCCTGGCCTACATCCGGTCCGCGGCCTTCTCCAAAGTCATGGAGGACCTCGGCGCCAAACACCGGCGCACCAAACCCCGCAGCCCCTGGCAAAACGGCAAAGCCGAACGGTTCAACCGCACCCTCCAGGAAGGCTGGGCCTACAAGAACGCCTACGACTCCAGCAACCATCGCACCCAGGCCCTCACCGGCTGGCTAGACTTCTACAACCACCGCCGAAACCACGCAGCCCTCGGAGGACGACCACCCATCAGCAGATGTAACCAACCTGCTGGCTGA
- a CDS encoding cytosine permease: protein MPEKSQAIPASPVVNEDHVDHEAWLQPIPESQRTRKVSGQFWIWAGANLAPINWVLGALGIQLGLGFADTVTVLVLGNLIGMLLFGCFVLLGQKTGATGMVLARAAFGRQGNYLPAAIQALLVIGWCAVNTWIILDLVMALFGTLGWVDPEAKNYLWKIGIATFIMAVQVAIAWFGYKAIAAFEKWTVPPTIIILTVMSAVAWFGMKINWTYAGPAGHILEGSERIAAMSAVMTAIGIGWGITWFTYAADYSRFVSSTVPKRKVYLASVLGQFIPVVWLGILGASLATNTGEIDPGKLIVLNFGALALPVLLMVLHGPIATNILNIYTFSVATQALDISISRRKLNLFVGVFSLAAVVFFIFQEDFASVLDAWLIGLVAWVAAWGGVMLVHYFWLDKRWPGDPSRLFDAVGTKRLPAVNPAGIAALIVGIFATWLFMYGLVPAMQGPIAVALGGWDLSWLAGGLTSAATYAIMGPRFHRRYLHLRSNTKSAPEASATGTANLPAVSAPSAGL from the coding sequence ATGCCTGAAAAATCCCAAGCGATACCCGCCAGTCCAGTGGTCAACGAAGACCACGTGGACCACGAGGCCTGGCTCCAGCCCATTCCCGAATCCCAGCGCACCCGAAAAGTCTCCGGTCAGTTCTGGATCTGGGCCGGCGCCAACCTCGCCCCGATCAACTGGGTCCTGGGTGCGCTCGGCATCCAGCTGGGGCTGGGTTTCGCGGACACCGTGACAGTCCTTGTACTGGGGAACCTGATAGGCATGCTGCTCTTCGGATGCTTTGTGCTCCTCGGCCAAAAGACCGGCGCCACCGGTATGGTGTTGGCCCGGGCCGCCTTCGGCCGGCAGGGGAACTACCTGCCCGCGGCTATCCAGGCCCTCTTGGTCATCGGCTGGTGCGCCGTCAACACCTGGATCATCCTGGATCTGGTCATGGCGCTGTTCGGAACGCTCGGCTGGGTGGATCCGGAGGCCAAGAACTACCTCTGGAAGATCGGCATCGCCACCTTCATCATGGCCGTACAGGTGGCTATCGCCTGGTTCGGTTACAAGGCGATCGCCGCGTTCGAGAAATGGACCGTCCCGCCAACCATCATCATCCTGACGGTGATGTCGGCAGTCGCCTGGTTCGGCATGAAGATCAACTGGACCTACGCCGGACCTGCCGGCCATATCCTGGAAGGCTCGGAACGCATCGCCGCGATGAGCGCGGTCATGACGGCCATCGGCATTGGCTGGGGCATCACTTGGTTCACCTACGCCGCGGACTACTCCCGCTTCGTCAGCTCCACGGTGCCTAAGCGCAAGGTCTACCTCGCCTCCGTGCTGGGCCAGTTTATACCCGTCGTCTGGCTCGGAATCCTAGGGGCCAGTTTGGCCACAAACACAGGGGAAATAGATCCGGGCAAACTAATCGTGCTCAACTTCGGCGCGCTGGCCCTGCCGGTGCTGCTCATGGTGCTGCACGGCCCGATCGCGACCAACATCTTGAACATCTATACCTTCTCGGTCGCCACGCAGGCTCTCGACATCTCCATCAGTAGGCGCAAGCTGAACCTGTTCGTCGGCGTGTTCTCCCTTGCCGCAGTCGTCTTCTTCATCTTCCAGGAGGACTTCGCCTCTGTCCTGGACGCCTGGCTGATCGGTCTCGTGGCCTGGGTGGCTGCCTGGGGCGGCGTCATGCTTGTCCACTATTTCTGGCTTGACAAGCGCTGGCCCGGCGACCCCTCACGGCTGTTCGACGCCGTCGGCACCAAGCGCCTCCCGGCTGTGAACCCGGCCGGCATCGCCGCCCTAATCGTCGGCATCTTCGCCACGTGGCTGTTCATGTACGGGCTGGTGCCGGCCATGCAGGGACCCATCGCCGTCGCCCTCGGTGGATGGGACCTGTCCTGGCTCGCCGGCGGCCTGACCAGCGCCGCAACCTACGCCATAATGGGCCCGCGATTCCACCGGCGCTACCTGCACCTCCGCAGTAACACTAAATCCGCCCCAGAGGCATCCGCCACCGGGACGGCCAACCTTCCCGCTGTGTCCGCTCCCTCCGCCGGTCTCTGA
- a CDS encoding IS110 family transposase — protein sequence MNKRTYVGLDVHARSVKSCAIDHETGEILRQSLAANDAGITEWVSGLPGPVLVVYEAGPTGFGLARLLVSAGVECLVAAPSKLQRPSGDRVKTDARDAEHLARLALLGQITPVRVPGRADEAARDLVRAREDVRTDLMRARHRISKLLLRHGLVYSGGHAWTNAHHTWLHRQRFDDPSLQAAYEASLEAADLTLDRRNRLDAKITALAATDRYAPVVRALMCLRGISVLTAFGLAVEIGDWTRFTGSTIGAYLGLVPSEHSSGASRSQGGITKTGNTHARRLLVEAAWHHRRPYANASRDMRARWDAADEASRVRGHQGNHRLHRKWDQFEARHKRRVIANVAVARELAGWCWSLAAAVQQEQPWTDE from the coding sequence ATGAATAAGCGTACTTACGTCGGTTTGGATGTCCATGCGCGCAGCGTGAAGAGTTGCGCGATCGACCATGAGACGGGCGAGATCCTGAGGCAGAGCCTTGCCGCGAACGATGCGGGGATCACAGAGTGGGTTTCCGGGCTGCCGGGGCCGGTTCTCGTTGTCTATGAGGCAGGTCCGACCGGCTTCGGATTGGCCCGGCTACTGGTCAGTGCAGGGGTCGAATGCCTGGTCGCGGCACCGTCCAAGCTCCAGCGGCCGTCCGGGGACCGGGTAAAGACCGATGCCCGCGATGCCGAACATCTGGCCCGGTTGGCCCTGCTCGGACAGATCACGCCCGTGCGGGTTCCTGGCCGTGCGGATGAAGCGGCGCGGGACCTGGTGCGTGCCCGTGAGGACGTCCGTACGGATTTGATGAGGGCCAGGCATCGGATCTCGAAGCTCCTGTTGCGCCACGGTCTGGTTTACTCCGGCGGTCATGCCTGGACCAACGCCCACCACACCTGGCTGCACCGGCAACGATTCGATGATCCGTCCCTGCAGGCCGCCTATGAGGCTAGCCTGGAAGCCGCGGACCTGACCTTGGACCGCAGGAACCGTTTGGATGCGAAGATCACCGCCCTCGCGGCCACCGACCGCTATGCACCCGTGGTCCGTGCGTTGATGTGTCTGCGCGGGATCTCGGTGCTCACCGCCTTCGGCCTGGCAGTGGAGATCGGTGACTGGACCCGCTTCACTGGCAGCACCATCGGCGCCTATCTGGGCCTGGTGCCCTCCGAACATTCCTCTGGTGCTTCACGGTCCCAAGGCGGCATCACTAAAACAGGAAACACCCATGCCCGCCGCCTGCTCGTCGAGGCCGCTTGGCATCACCGCCGTCCATATGCCAACGCAAGCCGTGACATGCGTGCCCGTTGGGACGCAGCCGATGAGGCCTCCCGGGTCCGCGGTCACCAGGGCAACCACCGCCTGCACCGCAAGTGGGACCAGTTCGAAGCCCGTCACAAACGGCGCGTCATCGCCAACGTCGCTGTCGCACGGGAACTGGCTGGCTGGTGCTGGTCTCTCGCGGCCGCGGTCCAACAGGAGCAGCCGTGGACGGATGAATAG
- a CDS encoding creatininase: protein MDKSVLLEDLDAFAYREALASGDAIVLIPVGSLEQHGPHLPLGTDTILASHFAEGAARRLGGLVAQPIAYGYKSQQKSGGGNHLAGTTSLDGATLIGVARNLVKSFLNQGVRHVVFINGHFENYQFLYEGIDLALDELRIKPGAEQSALLLSYWDFVSDDTLGQVYPDGFPGWDIEHGGVLETSLMLHLEPARVAMDRLVDGPAAVLPRFDRLPVVPERTPATGCLSSAAGSSAAKGGLLYGQVVRDLAVDLGSELLHEPAPAVVPA, encoded by the coding sequence ATGGACAAGTCAGTATTACTGGAAGACCTGGATGCCTTTGCCTATCGCGAAGCTTTGGCATCCGGGGACGCGATCGTCCTCATTCCCGTCGGGTCCCTGGAACAGCACGGCCCCCACCTTCCGCTGGGAACGGACACCATCCTCGCCTCCCACTTCGCGGAGGGTGCAGCCAGGCGGCTGGGTGGACTGGTTGCCCAGCCCATCGCTTACGGGTACAAGTCGCAGCAGAAGTCCGGCGGCGGCAACCACCTCGCCGGTACAACGAGCCTGGATGGCGCAACCCTTATCGGCGTGGCGCGCAACCTGGTCAAGTCCTTCCTCAACCAAGGCGTCCGGCACGTGGTCTTCATCAACGGCCACTTCGAGAATTATCAGTTCCTGTACGAGGGCATCGACCTCGCCTTGGACGAGCTGAGGATCAAGCCCGGGGCAGAGCAAAGCGCGCTGCTTCTGTCGTACTGGGACTTCGTCAGCGATGACACACTCGGGCAGGTCTACCCCGATGGCTTCCCGGGCTGGGACATCGAGCACGGCGGGGTCCTGGAAACCTCGCTCATGCTCCACCTCGAACCGGCTCGGGTAGCCATGGACCGCCTGGTCGACGGTCCCGCTGCGGTCCTCCCGCGCTTCGACAGGCTCCCGGTGGTTCCGGAACGGACACCCGCCACCGGCTGCCTCTCCTCCGCTGCTGGCTCCAGCGCAGCCAAGGGCGGCCTGCTGTACGGACAGGTTGTCCGGGATCTGGCCGTCGATCTGGGAAGTGAACTGCTCCATGAACCCGCGCCTGCGGTTGTTCCGGCCTAG